In one Pseudodesulfovibrio tunisiensis genomic region, the following are encoded:
- a CDS encoding queuosine precursor transporter, translating into MNEALWMGFALVDLSMVLLIYRFFGRVGLFSLLAFNLILCNIQVMKTVELFGLTTTLGNILYASVFLSTDLLSEFHGKEEAKKGVLLGFITLLLMTIYMQAALYFQPAANDFAHPHLAALFGFMPRIALASLAAYLISQLHDVWAFHAIKQRTGSRLLWLRNNASTMLSQFLDSAVFCTIAFYGMFPMNVFWEILLSTYVIKIAVAVLDTPFIYLARKIIPGDTAQA; encoded by the coding sequence ATGAATGAAGCGCTTTGGATGGGATTTGCTCTGGTCGACCTGAGCATGGTCCTGCTGATCTATCGTTTTTTCGGACGCGTGGGGCTGTTCAGCCTGCTCGCCTTCAACCTGATTCTCTGCAACATCCAGGTCATGAAGACCGTGGAGCTGTTCGGACTGACCACCACGCTGGGCAACATCCTGTATGCCAGCGTGTTTCTGTCCACGGACCTGCTCAGTGAATTCCACGGCAAGGAAGAGGCAAAGAAAGGCGTGCTGCTCGGATTCATCACCCTGCTGCTCATGACCATATACATGCAGGCCGCGCTCTACTTTCAGCCCGCTGCCAACGATTTCGCGCACCCGCATCTCGCGGCCCTGTTCGGTTTCATGCCGCGCATTGCTCTGGCCAGCCTTGCCGCCTACCTGATATCCCAGCTCCACGATGTCTGGGCCTTCCACGCCATCAAGCAACGCACCGGCTCCCGCCTGCTCTGGCTGCGCAACAACGCTTCCACCATGCTGAGCCAGTTTCTCGACTCCGCCGTCTTCTGCACCATCGCCTTCTACGGCATGTTCCCCATGAACGTGTTCTGGGAAATCCTGCTCTCCACCTACGTCATCAAGATCGCCGTGGCCGTGCTCGACACCCCGTTCATCTATCTCGCCAGAAAGATCATCCCCGGAGATACCGCGCAAGCATAG
- a CDS encoding sugar 3,4-ketoisomerase: MKNIDFLRFDVMGDDRGALVALEQFRQIPFDIKRVYYIFDTRHGVDRGKHAHRNLEQVLICVNGSCTIVLDDGSSVKEVKLDYPDQGLYIGKNIWREMKNFSQGCVLMVLANQYYDEHEYIRSYDEFKQSLKS; this comes from the coding sequence ATGAAGAACATAGATTTTCTACGGTTCGACGTCATGGGCGATGACCGGGGCGCTCTTGTTGCTCTTGAGCAGTTCAGGCAGATTCCGTTCGACATAAAGCGGGTGTATTACATTTTTGACACACGGCACGGTGTGGATCGCGGCAAGCATGCCCACAGAAATCTCGAACAGGTGCTGATATGCGTGAACGGCAGTTGCACCATTGTTCTGGACGATGGAAGTTCCGTGAAAGAAGTGAAACTCGATTATCCGGATCAGGGGTTGTACATCGGGAAAAACATCTGGCGGGAAATGAAAAATTTTTCCCAGGGCTGCGTGTTGATGGTGCTTGCCAACCAATATTATGACGAGCACGAATATATCAGGTCGTATGACGAATTTAAGCAAAGTCTGAAGTCATAG
- a CDS encoding DegT/DnrJ/EryC1/StrS family aminotransferase — protein sequence MSAAVIPFLDLKKINDRFRDRIDESVNGILDSGWYILGSRVAAFEKDFAAYCGTGECVGVGNGLDALDLILNAYGIGPGDEVIVPSNTFIASVLAISANGATPVFVEPDPATFTIDPARLEVAITERTRAVMAVHLYGQVCDMASINAVAEKYGLKVIEDAAQAHGALFQGKRAGNLGDAAAFSFYPGKNLGAMGDGGAVTTNDAELAARIRGLGNYGSSQKYVHEAKGRNSRLDELQAAVLSVKLPFLDLDNAHRRRIASRYRSRVTNPAIQLPAEVHGAEGHVYHLFVIRSKNRDGLQQYLSEKGIQTLIHYPTAIHRQGAYREFDEADLPLAEQLAAEVLSLPMSPVLSLDDADRVAAALNAWRG from the coding sequence ATGAGCGCCGCTGTAATTCCCTTTCTTGATTTGAAGAAGATCAATGACAGATTTCGAGACAGGATAGACGAGTCCGTGAACGGGATTCTTGATTCGGGCTGGTATATTCTCGGCAGCAGGGTTGCCGCATTCGAAAAGGATTTTGCCGCCTATTGCGGAACTGGCGAGTGCGTCGGCGTGGGAAATGGTTTGGATGCGCTTGATCTGATTCTCAACGCATACGGGATCGGTCCCGGAGATGAGGTGATTGTCCCTTCCAACACATTCATAGCTTCAGTATTGGCCATATCCGCCAACGGAGCCACTCCCGTGTTCGTGGAGCCGGACCCGGCCACGTTCACGATCGATCCAGCAAGGCTTGAAGTCGCGATTACGGAAAGGACCAGGGCTGTCATGGCCGTTCATCTGTACGGACAGGTGTGCGACATGGCGTCGATCAATGCCGTGGCCGAAAAATACGGTCTCAAGGTCATCGAGGATGCTGCCCAGGCTCATGGGGCCCTGTTTCAGGGAAAACGGGCGGGAAATCTGGGAGATGCCGCAGCCTTTTCCTTTTATCCCGGAAAGAATCTCGGTGCCATGGGCGACGGTGGAGCCGTGACCACGAATGATGCGGAACTGGCGGCCAGGATTCGGGGGCTCGGCAATTACGGTTCATCCCAAAAGTACGTGCATGAGGCCAAGGGCAGGAATTCGCGGCTGGATGAACTGCAGGCTGCCGTGCTTTCAGTCAAGCTGCCCTTTCTGGATCTGGACAATGCGCATCGTCGGCGCATAGCATCCCGTTACAGAAGTAGGGTCACGAATCCGGCGATCCAGTTGCCTGCCGAGGTGCATGGAGCAGAAGGGCATGTCTATCACCTGTTTGTCATCCGGTCGAAAAACAGGGACGGACTTCAGCAATATCTTTCGGAAAAAGGTATACAGACGCTCATTCACTACCCCACAGCCATACACAGGCAGGGCGCTTACAGGGAATTTGACGAGGCTGATCTGCCTCTGGCGGAACAGCTTGCCGCAGAAGTGCTTTCCCTGCCCATGTCCCCCGTGCTTTCGCTTGATGATGCGGACAGGGTTGCTGCGGCGCTGAATGCGTGGCGCGGTTAA
- the purE gene encoding 5-(carboxyamino)imidazole ribonucleotide mutase yields MAQVAVFMGSLSDEDKMRPCADLLKELGVDCVFTVTSAHRTPERTARLVSELEADGCQVFICAAGLAAHLAGAVAAKTIKPVLGVPLTASQLGGMDALLATVQMPPGYPVGTLALDKVGAKNAAWLAAQIIALHDPELAERLKAARDKFKEDVERAAATL; encoded by the coding sequence ATGGCTCAGGTAGCTGTTTTCATGGGTTCGCTTTCGGATGAGGACAAGATGCGCCCCTGTGCGGATCTGCTCAAGGAACTGGGCGTTGACTGCGTATTCACGGTCACGTCCGCGCACCGCACCCCGGAACGCACGGCCCGGCTCGTCTCGGAGCTTGAAGCCGACGGGTGTCAGGTGTTCATCTGCGCAGCCGGACTGGCCGCGCATCTGGCCGGAGCCGTGGCCGCCAAGACCATCAAACCGGTTCTGGGCGTGCCCCTGACCGCGTCCCAGCTCGGCGGCATGGACGCGCTGCTTGCCACGGTCCAGATGCCCCCGGGCTACCCGGTCGGCACGCTGGCGCTGGACAAGGTCGGCGCGAAAAACGCGGCCTGGCTTGCCGCACAGATCATCGCGCTCCATGATCCCGAACTCGCCGAACGCCTCAAGGCCGCACGCGACAAGTTCAAGGAAGACGTGGAACGCGCTGCCGCTACTTTGTAG
- the purD gene encoding phosphoribosylamine--glycine ligase produces the protein MKILVVGSGGREHALCWKLAQSAKVDQILCAPGNGGTAQVGRNVPVKDDDIPALVKLARDEEVDLVVAGPELPLVLGIQNALEKEQIPCFGPNAYAANLEGSKAFSKNVMHEAGVPTAAFRVFDEYEAAAAFIRKKGAPLVVKADGLAAGKGVVVASTTEEALEAAENMMVRKAFDAAGDRIVVEECLKGEEASFLAFCDGRNYALLPSSQDHKAVGEGDTGPNTGGMGAYSPAPILPESEYAATAELVIRPILELLASKGQPFKGVLYAGLMMTEDGPSVLEYNVRFGDPECQPLLMRLDTDIVDIMFACIDGRLDQVEVKVRPETACGVVMAAEGYPASYPKGMEITGLDKADALDNVKVFQAGTREQDGRILSSGGRVLCVTALGRDLAEARKKAYEGVDLVHFDKSYFRHDIAEKGLKRMK, from the coding sequence ATGAAGATTTTGGTTGTCGGTTCAGGTGGGCGCGAGCACGCCCTGTGCTGGAAGCTGGCCCAGAGCGCCAAGGTCGATCAGATTCTGTGCGCGCCGGGCAATGGCGGCACTGCGCAGGTCGGTCGCAATGTGCCTGTCAAGGACGACGACATTCCCGCGCTGGTCAAGCTGGCCCGTGACGAGGAAGTTGACCTGGTCGTGGCCGGTCCCGAGCTGCCGCTGGTGCTCGGCATTCAGAACGCACTGGAAAAGGAGCAGATTCCCTGCTTCGGTCCCAATGCCTATGCCGCGAATCTGGAAGGCTCCAAGGCGTTTTCCAAGAACGTGATGCACGAGGCCGGAGTGCCCACTGCCGCGTTCCGGGTATTCGACGAATACGAGGCTGCTGCCGCGTTCATCAGGAAGAAGGGCGCGCCCCTTGTGGTCAAGGCCGACGGTCTGGCTGCGGGCAAGGGCGTTGTGGTGGCTTCCACCACCGAGGAGGCATTGGAAGCCGCGGAAAACATGATGGTCAGAAAGGCCTTTGATGCCGCTGGCGACCGCATTGTCGTCGAAGAATGCCTCAAGGGCGAGGAAGCCTCGTTTCTGGCGTTCTGCGATGGCCGCAACTATGCGCTCCTTCCGTCCTCGCAGGACCACAAGGCCGTGGGCGAGGGGGATACCGGCCCGAACACCGGCGGCATGGGCGCGTACAGCCCGGCTCCGATCCTGCCCGAGTCCGAATATGCCGCAACCGCGGAACTCGTGATCCGGCCCATTCTCGAACTGCTGGCGTCCAAGGGCCAGCCCTTCAAGGGTGTGCTCTACGCCGGACTGATGATGACCGAGGACGGCCCGTCCGTGCTGGAATACAACGTGCGGTTCGGCGATCCCGAATGCCAGCCCCTGCTCATGCGGCTGGATACGGACATCGTGGACATCATGTTCGCGTGCATCGACGGCAGGCTCGATCAGGTCGAGGTCAAGGTTCGGCCCGAGACCGCGTGCGGCGTGGTCATGGCAGCCGAGGGCTATCCCGCGTCCTATCCCAAGGGCATGGAGATCACCGGACTGGACAAGGCCGACGCGCTGGACAACGTCAAGGTGTTTCAGGCCGGAACGCGCGAGCAGGACGGACGCATTCTGAGCTCCGGCGGCCGCGTGCTCTGCGTCACGGCGCTGGGTCGCGATCTGGCCGAGGCACGCAAAAAGGCCTACGAGGGCGTGGATCTGGTCCACTTCGACAAGAGCTATTTCCGACACGACATAGCGGAAAAAGGTCTGAAAAGAATGAAATAA
- a CDS encoding ABC transporter ATP-binding protein, which translates to MEKIFELKGLQKHYPIVGGVLKRQINSVKALDGLDLDIYRGECLGVVGESGCGKTTTGKAIIRLHDPTAGQAIYYPKDGDPVDIASVSLSRMKHMGIRNRLQMVFQDPTTSLNPRMLIKNIIAEPIREREHLSARELEAKVVSILEMVGLSGMHVMRYPHEFSGGQRQRIAVARAIAAEPEFIVLDEPTSALDVSVQAQILNLLDSLRKDLGLTFLFVTHHLLVVKYISTRIVVMYLGKAMEVAETDDLFATPMHPYTHALLSGIPNPDVHSDAHRIVLEGDVPSPMNPPQGCRFHTRCPFCIDECRKTEPELADVGNGHKVACHRRDQVMQLVKENYGLRKYS; encoded by the coding sequence ATGGAAAAGATATTCGAACTCAAGGGATTGCAGAAGCATTATCCCATTGTCGGCGGCGTGCTCAAGCGCCAGATAAATTCGGTCAAGGCGCTGGACGGGCTGGATCTGGACATCTACCGCGGCGAATGTCTCGGCGTGGTCGGTGAATCCGGCTGCGGCAAGACCACCACGGGCAAGGCCATCATCCGGCTTCACGATCCGACTGCGGGACAGGCCATCTACTATCCCAAGGACGGCGATCCCGTGGACATCGCGTCCGTGTCCCTGTCGCGCATGAAGCACATGGGCATCCGCAACCGGCTCCAGATGGTGTTTCAGGACCCGACCACGTCCCTGAATCCGCGCATGCTCATCAAGAACATCATTGCCGAACCCATTCGCGAGCGCGAACATCTGTCCGCCCGCGAACTGGAAGCCAAGGTCGTGTCCATCCTCGAAATGGTGGGCCTGTCCGGCATGCACGTGATGCGCTATCCGCATGAATTCTCGGGCGGTCAGCGTCAGCGCATCGCCGTGGCCCGTGCCATTGCGGCCGAGCCGGAATTCATCGTGCTCGACGAACCCACCAGCGCGCTCGACGTGTCCGTGCAGGCGCAGATTCTGAATCTGCTCGACAGCCTGCGCAAGGACCTGGGCCTGACCTTCCTGTTCGTCACCCACCATTTGCTGGTGGTCAAGTACATCTCCACGCGCATCGTGGTCATGTATCTGGGCAAGGCCATGGAAGTGGCCGAGACCGACGACCTGTTTGCCACGCCCATGCATCCCTACACCCATGCGCTGCTGTCCGGCATTCCGAATCCGGACGTGCACTCCGATGCGCACCGCATCGTGCTGGAAGGCGATGTGCCCAGCCCCATGAATCCGCCGCAGGGCTGCCGTTTCCACACCCGCTGTCCGTTCTGCATCGACGAATGCCGCAAAACCGAACCCGAGCTCGCGGACGTGGGCAACGGCCACAAGGTCGCGTGTCATCGCCGCGATCAGGTCATGCAGCTGGTCAAGGAAAATTACGGTCTGAGAAAATACAGCTAG
- a CDS encoding ABC transporter ATP-binding protein, whose translation MVRALNGFSLSIDHGCTFGLVGESGCGKSVTVRSMMRVIQSPGKIEGGQVLFRETENSEPIDLLSLSEEDMQKVRGDAISMIFQEPNAALNPVMTIGDQVAESFLFHRRKSLCEKISADMGEGGRTYGMLTPFYRAVYGMAAKDPDSPALRLLGRIPVLKHWDRLLKKEALKRSIDIIGQLGIANPEEVVTRYPHNLSGGMKQRIVIAIALACHPTLLIADEATSNLDVTVQAQILELLKELKRSRISSILLITHDLGVVAETCEKVGVMYAGNLCETGEVEKVFTNPLHPYTQALLNSVPKFSQEGALQSIEGSVPNLVTPPPGCRFHPRCPKAMDVCRQDRPSLFEAEPGHFVACHLYGEGK comes from the coding sequence GTGGTTCGTGCCTTGAACGGCTTTTCCCTGTCCATCGACCATGGCTGCACCTTCGGCCTTGTGGGCGAATCCGGTTGCGGCAAGTCCGTGACCGTGCGTTCCATGATGCGGGTCATCCAGTCCCCGGGCAAGATCGAGGGCGGGCAGGTGCTGTTCCGCGAGACCGAGAACAGCGAGCCCATCGACCTGCTGTCCCTGTCCGAAGAAGACATGCAGAAGGTGCGCGGCGATGCCATTTCCATGATCTTTCAGGAGCCGAACGCGGCCCTGAACCCGGTCATGACCATTGGCGATCAGGTGGCGGAAAGCTTCCTGTTCCACCGCAGGAAGAGCCTGTGCGAAAAGATATCCGCGGACATGGGCGAGGGCGGCAGGACCTATGGCATGCTGACTCCGTTCTATCGCGCGGTGTACGGCATGGCGGCCAAGGACCCGGATTCCCCGGCCCTGCGCCTGCTCGGCCGGATTCCCGTGCTCAAGCACTGGGACAGGCTGCTGAAGAAGGAAGCTCTGAAGCGGTCCATCGACATCATCGGCCAGCTTGGCATCGCCAACCCCGAAGAGGTGGTCACGCGCTATCCGCACAACCTGTCCGGCGGCATGAAGCAGCGCATCGTCATTGCCATTGCGCTGGCCTGCCATCCCACGCTGCTCATCGCGGACGAGGCCACGTCCAATCTCGACGTGACCGTGCAGGCCCAGATTCTGGAGCTGCTCAAGGAACTCAAGCGTTCCCGCATTTCCTCGATTCTGCTCATCACCCACGACCTCGGCGTTGTGGCCGAGACCTGCGAAAAGGTGGGCGTGATGTACGCGGGCAACCTGTGCGAGACCGGCGAGGTCGAGAAGGTATTCACCAATCCGCTGCATCCCTACACGCAGGCATTGCTCAATTCCGTGCCCAAGTTCAGTCAGGAAGGCGCGCTCCAGTCCATCGAGGGCAGCGTGCCCAACCTCGTGACCCCGCCCCCGGGCTGCCGGTTCCATCCGCGCTGCCCCAAGGCCATGGATGTGTGCCGTCAGGATCGTCCGTCCCTGTTCGAGGCCGAACCGGGCCATTTCGTGGCCTGCCATCTGTACGGGGAGGGCAAATAG
- a CDS encoding ABC transporter permease, protein METTIETTQEDPRLREIKFTLRRIFRNPSAIIGFTLLLFFLGVAFSAPYIAPPKYDHAPYKMPHKGYSPTPKAPSETHIFGTTSGQYDIFYGVVWGTRTAFKIGLFVVGIAGVIGISLGILAGYFGGWFDELLMRFVDIVWSIPTLVLAMTIVVAFGRGLENIMIALALVEWRWYVRVIRSEVLKLRDQEFVHAAKLMGVSDFKIILRHILPNSIYPVLIMASMDMGSMVISASFMSFVGLGAPKGYADWGQMVALARNYIVGPPDDPFKFWYTIVFPGICIILFVLAWNLIGDALRDAFDPKLRRR, encoded by the coding sequence ATGGAAACAACAATCGAAACCACACAGGAAGATCCCAGGCTGCGCGAGATCAAGTTCACGCTGCGCCGGATTTTCCGGAACCCGTCGGCCATCATCGGGTTCACCCTGCTGCTGTTCTTTCTGGGCGTGGCGTTCAGTGCGCCGTACATAGCGCCGCCCAAGTACGACCATGCCCCGTACAAGATGCCTCACAAGGGGTATTCCCCGACCCCGAAGGCACCGTCCGAAACCCACATCTTCGGCACCACCTCGGGCCAGTACGACATCTTCTACGGCGTTGTGTGGGGCACCCGCACCGCGTTCAAGATCGGTCTGTTCGTCGTGGGCATCGCCGGTGTCATCGGCATTTCCCTCGGCATACTCGCGGGCTATTTCGGAGGCTGGTTCGATGAATTGCTCATGCGATTCGTGGACATAGTCTGGTCAATACCAACCCTTGTGCTCGCAATGACCATAGTGGTCGCCTTCGGGCGGGGGCTGGAGAACATCATGATCGCCCTGGCCCTGGTCGAATGGCGATGGTACGTCCGCGTGATCCGCTCGGAAGTGCTCAAGCTCAGGGATCAGGAATTCGTGCATGCGGCCAAGCTCATGGGCGTGTCCGACTTCAAGATAATTTTGCGGCACATCCTGCCCAACTCCATCTATCCTGTGCTCATCATGGCCTCCATGGACATGGGTTCCATGGTCATTTCGGCCTCGTTCATGAGCTTCGTGGGCCTTGGCGCTCCCAAGGGCTATGCGGACTGGGGGCAGATGGTCGCTCTGGCGCGCAACTACATCGTGGGACCGCCGGACGATCCCTTCAAGTTCTGGTACACCATCGTTTTTCCGGGCATCTGCATCATCCTGTTCGTGCTTGCCTGGAACCTGATCGGTGACGCCCTGCGCGACGCCTTCGATCCCAAGCTGAGGCGGAGGTAA
- a CDS encoding ABC transporter permease, whose product MTSYILRRLIFLVFVLFGVSVLIFGLLMTFSPERRAAAYVTTPQQAENIPKLVEQYGLNKPFHVQYVRWVKEVAEGNLGWSLVAARPVAEAFWNYFPTTLELNLFASPLVIIVGIWLGTLSGVNRDTWLDHTTRIGAIIGWSLPTFLFALVLLMVFYGYFDLFQPGIISDKISLWVANNPDEFTRYTGMYSVDGILNGRLDVTLNAISHLVLPVLTQVIVVVALLMRVMRSGMIEEMNKDYVITAQAKGADSKTIYNKHAKRNAMIPVITVAGQLVALSMEGSIAVEVVFGRQGMGWWLAESATQLDMPVLMSVCMFIGVVFVLSNLIIDIMYAYIDPRIRLQ is encoded by the coding sequence ATGACCTCATACATACTTAGGCGCCTGATCTTTCTGGTGTTCGTCCTGTTCGGGGTGTCGGTACTCATTTTCGGGCTGCTCATGACATTCAGCCCGGAACGCCGCGCCGCAGCATACGTCACCACCCCCCAGCAGGCGGAAAACATTCCCAAGCTCGTCGAACAGTACGGGCTGAACAAACCGTTTCATGTCCAGTACGTGCGCTGGGTCAAGGAAGTGGCCGAAGGCAACCTGGGCTGGTCCCTGGTGGCGGCTCGGCCCGTGGCCGAGGCGTTCTGGAACTATTTCCCCACCACTCTCGAGCTGAACCTGTTCGCCTCGCCTCTTGTCATCATCGTGGGCATATGGCTAGGCACCCTATCCGGAGTGAACCGGGATACGTGGCTCGACCACACCACCCGGATAGGCGCCATCATCGGCTGGTCCCTGCCGACCTTTCTGTTCGCCCTGGTTCTGCTCATGGTCTTCTATGGCTACTTCGACCTGTTCCAACCGGGTATCATCTCGGACAAGATTTCCCTCTGGGTCGCCAACAATCCCGACGAATTCACCCGCTATACCGGCATGTATTCCGTGGACGGCATCCTGAACGGCCGTCTGGACGTCACCCTGAACGCCATATCCCATCTGGTGCTGCCGGTCCTGACCCAGGTCATCGTTGTCGTGGCTCTGCTCATGCGTGTCATGCGTTCCGGCATGATCGAGGAAATGAACAAGGACTACGTGATCACGGCACAGGCCAAGGGCGCGGACTCCAAGACCATCTACAACAAGCACGCCAAGCGCAACGCCATGATTCCGGTCATTACCGTGGCCGGGCAGCTGGTGGCCCTGTCCATGGAAGGTTCCATTGCCGTGGAAGTGGTCTTCGGCAGGCAGGGCATGGGCTGGTGGCTGGCCGAATCCGCCACCCAGCTCGACATGCCCGTGCTCATGTCCGTGTGCATGTTCATCGGCGTGGTCTTCGTGCTGTCGAACCTGATCATCGACATCATGTACGCGTACATCGACCCGAGAATCCGGCTCCAGTAG
- a CDS encoding ABC transporter substrate-binding protein, whose product MRKILLPLIALCLMATTALAATSKDTFVFESYGTVRSLDPACAYDVVSHQRIMNIYESLIFFDGSATDKFVPVLATEVPTMENGGISDGGRTYTFKIRKGVKFHDGSELTPEDVAYSIKRHMICDQEGGPMWMMLEALVGVSTTRENNKPIPGIFEKIDKAVEVKGDTVVLHLPKPFPPLLAVMAYSYGGVVMDKEWSIANGCWDGDIRNAAKFNNPAFGAEPLHKIANGTGPFRMLKWEPSKEFIFERFDGYWGEKPALKTGIARYNKEWSSRKLALQNGDADRVMLDTQYLEEVEHMDGVTVTSVPQLSVSGALFCQNINPVGNPSIGSGKLDGEGIPTDFFSDIHVRRAFLHCFDSKMYAEDVWSNKVIMPSSPNAKGLPYQIDVPTYEFDMEKAAAEMKQAFGGKVWDKGFKMVITHNTGNAQREAAAHMLAENVMSLNPKFEIEVRNVDWKDYTVAYRKFMYPIFIIGWGADFPDPDNFLFTFMGSKGVYGKYMAYKNEECDRLLKEGRFEIDPAKRQKIYERIQNMWYEDAPGCMIYQKIDNFAYRSNVKGFVPHPMFDQEWENLSRIHKD is encoded by the coding sequence ATGCGAAAGATTTTACTGCCCCTGATCGCGCTCTGTCTGATGGCGACCACGGCCCTGGCCGCCACGAGCAAGGACACGTTCGTGTTCGAGAGCTACGGCACGGTCCGCAGCCTTGACCCGGCGTGCGCCTACGACGTGGTGTCCCATCAGCGCATCATGAACATTTACGAGTCCCTGATCTTTTTCGACGGATCGGCCACGGACAAGTTCGTGCCCGTACTGGCCACGGAAGTGCCGACCATGGAAAACGGCGGCATCTCCGACGGCGGAAGGACCTACACCTTCAAAATCCGCAAGGGCGTCAAATTTCATGACGGTAGCGAGCTGACTCCCGAGGACGTGGCCTACTCCATCAAGCGTCACATGATCTGTGACCAGGAAGGCGGCCCCATGTGGATGATGCTGGAAGCCCTTGTCGGCGTTTCCACCACCCGCGAGAACAACAAGCCCATCCCCGGCATTTTCGAGAAGATCGACAAGGCCGTGGAAGTGAAGGGCGACACCGTGGTGCTGCATCTGCCCAAGCCGTTCCCCCCGCTGCTGGCCGTGATGGCCTACTCCTACGGCGGCGTGGTCATGGACAAGGAATGGTCCATTGCCAATGGCTGCTGGGATGGCGACATCAGGAACGCCGCCAAGTTCAACAATCCCGCCTTCGGCGCCGAGCCGCTGCACAAGATCGCCAATGGAACCGGCCCCTTCAGGATGCTGAAGTGGGAACCCTCCAAGGAATTCATCTTCGAGCGCTTCGACGGCTACTGGGGTGAAAAGCCGGCCCTGAAGACCGGCATTGCCCGCTACAACAAGGAATGGAGCTCCCGCAAGCTCGCCCTGCAGAATGGCGATGCGGACCGCGTGATGCTGGACACCCAGTATCTCGAGGAAGTGGAGCACATGGACGGCGTGACCGTCACTTCCGTGCCGCAGCTTTCGGTTTCCGGCGCGCTCTTCTGCCAGAACATCAATCCCGTGGGCAACCCGAGCATCGGTTCCGGCAAGCTGGACGGCGAGGGCATCCCCACTGATTTCTTCTCCGACATTCACGTGCGCCGCGCGTTCCTGCACTGCTTCGACTCCAAGATGTACGCCGAGGACGTGTGGAGCAACAAGGTGATCATGCCGAGCAGCCCGAACGCCAAGGGTCTGCCCTATCAGATCGACGTGCCCACCTACGAGTTCGACATGGAAAAGGCCGCTGCCGAGATGAAGCAGGCCTTTGGCGGCAAGGTCTGGGACAAGGGCTTCAAGATGGTCATCACCCACAACACCGGCAACGCCCAGCGCGAGGCCGCGGCCCACATGCTGGCCGAGAACGTGATGAGCCTGAACCCCAAGTTCGAGATCGAGGTGCGCAACGTGGACTGGAAGGACTACACTGTTGCCTACCGCAAGTTCATGTACCCCATCTTCATCATCGGTTGGGGCGCGGACTTCCCTGATCCGGACAACTTCCTGTTCACCTTCATGGGTTCCAAGGGCGTGTACGGCAAGTACATGGCCTACAAGAACGAGGAATGCGACCGCCTGCTCAAGGAAGGCCGTTTCGAGATCGATCCTGCCAAGCGCCAGAAGATTTACGAGCGCATCCAGAACATGTGGTACGAGGACGCCCCGGGCTGCATGATCTACCAGAAGATCGACAACTTCGCCTACCGCAGCAACGTCAAGGGTTTTGTCCCGCATCCGATGTTCGACCAGGAATGGGAGAACCTGAGCAGGATTCACAAAGACTAG
- a CDS encoding PilZ domain-containing protein, translating into MSREKRIGTRVDAEFDAYITVDDVVTPVKTLNLSLRGALLRGCEDCPIGTLCELHLPLSPGVRIVVEGKIVRAQGQDAAMRFTDIDELSFTFLHRLVQLNAHEADDIDDELMQVFRKM; encoded by the coding sequence ATGAGTCGGGAAAAACGAATCGGCACGCGCGTGGACGCGGAATTCGATGCCTACATCACCGTGGATGACGTGGTCACGCCCGTCAAAACCCTGAACCTCAGCCTGCGAGGAGCCCTCCTGCGCGGCTGCGAGGACTGCCCCATCGGCACGCTCTGCGAATTGCATCTCCCCCTCTCCCCGGGCGTGCGCATCGTGGTCGAAGGCAAAATCGTGCGCGCTCAGGGACAGGACGCAGCCATGCGATTCACCGATATCGACGAGCTCTCCTTCACCTTTCTCCACCGACTCGTTCAACTCAATGCCCACGAAGCCGACGATATTGATGACGAACTCATGCAAGTTTTCAGGAAGATGTAA